CCTGAAAAGTCGCTATCATTAAGTCTAGGATTTGAAATATTAAATGAAATATTTTTATTTGTTTGTGATTTTTCAGCTTTAACACCTACATTGATACCACTTCCCCAAATATTTCTGTCACTTACGCCAACACTTACAAGAAGTCCACCGTAAGAACCATATCCACCACCAACTTGAATATTACCTGTTGGAGCCTCTTTTACTTTTACAACAAGGTCCATAGTTTGATTATCAACTCTTTTTTCTTCGATCGTATTACTATCGAAGTATCCCAGTCGTCCTATTGCATTTCTTGAATCTTTTAAATCTGTTAAAGAGTACATATCTCCAGGTCCAAGATAAAGTTCACGACGGATTATACGATCAAGTGTTCTTGAGTTTCCAGAGATCGTTACGTTTCTTATCTTTACTTTTTCACCCGGATTGATTTTAAATACAACCTCTACAGTATTATCCTCTTTGTTTTTTCTCAAATCAGGTACAACTTGAACAAAAGCATATGATTGATCGGCAATAAGTGTTTTGATCTTCTCAGCATCTTCTCTAAAAGTTTTAATGTTAAACACTTCATCCGCTTTTAACTCTAAGAGCTCTTCTATCTTCTCATCTTCAATAACATGCTTTACTTGATAGATAGAAACTTTTGAAATTGTATACTGCTCACCTTCAACAATCTGGTAAGACATATCTGCTTTATAACTGTCAAAATTCACTCTAACAAACGGTTCATCAACTTTTGAATCAAGATAACCATGCTGCATATAATAGTCACGTATTCTAAGGTTATCGTACTCTAAATCGCGAAGAGACATCTTTCCATCATTACGACCCCAGAACCATCCCATGAACTGGTGTTCTTTATTTGCAATAACTTCATCAAAATCATCACTGTCTAAACCATATACACCGCTATACTTTAAAGTATCAATAATGATCTCTTCACCCTCATTTACTAAAAAAGTGATCTTGATACTTCCGTTTTCTAAATAAGTTGTTTCCACTTCTACAACAGAGTCAATTTTCCCCTCTTGCGCAATCGCTTCAACTATACGTTTTTTAGCAGCTTCGATCTTCTTCTCATCATATAGTGTCCCTTTTTTTAGCTGGATTACACCGTCTTTAAACTCATCGTCATTTTCTTTATAACCTTTGAGTTCAACCTGAGAGATGATCGCTTTCTCTTTGAAATAATAATTCAACTCACCATCTTCAAACTCTGTCCATACATCATTGAAGTAACCTTGATCGAAGAAAGTTTTTATCGACTTGTCAACCATCTCAACATCTATCTCGTCGCCCTTGTCAAAATCTAACATACGAAGTGCCACACTCTCAGAGATATGTACCATACCATGAAACTTGATAGAGTTCACAACCTCAGCAGCCAAACTAGATGTAAAAACTAAAAATAAAACCGATAAAAATATTTTCATTAAAATTCCATACTTAAAATTGGAGTAGATTTTACCCCTTTTGAGGTTAATATTAAGTAAATTCTGTATAATTTGGCAAAAAATAGAAAGATAAAGAATTTAAATATGAATATTGCAATAATCGGCCTTGGTTTAATGGGTGGTTCTTTAGCTTTAAGTCTACAAAAATTAGACTTTGTAGAGAGTGTTGTTGGTTACGATCATAATGAGAACCATCAAATTACAGCTTTAGAACTTAATTTAGTACATGAGATAGTTTCATTTGAGCAGGTAAAAAAAGCGGATGTAATTTTCTTAGCTATTCCGGTAAATGGTGTTATAGCTGCTCTTGAAAATCTTAAAGATGTAAGTGAGACAACAACTATTATTGATCTTGGAAGTACAAAAGAGAAAATTGTAACTTCGGTACCACAGGAGATACGCAAAAACTTTGTAGCGGCACACCCAATGACGGGAACTGAAAACTTTGGCCCGCAAGCTGCTATTGAAGGTCTTTATGAGGAAAAAGTAGTAGTTCTTTGTAATTTAGAAGATAGCGGTGAATTACAATGTATTCAAGCAAAAAAGATCTTTAAATCACTCAATATGAAAAAAATCTTTATGAAAGCACATGAACATGATCGCCATGCTGCTTTTATCTCACATATGCCGCATGCTATCTCTTATTCATTGGCAAATACGGTAATGAAACAAGAAAATAAACACAATATTTTAGCACTTGCTGCAGGTGGATTTCGTTCTATGAGCCGTTTGGCAAAAAGTTCTCCAAATATGTGGGAAGATATCTTCAAACAAAACAAAACAAATATTTTAGAAGCGATTGAACTTTTTGAAAATGAACTCTCAAATATGAAAACAGCTATCGAAAATGACGAATGGGATGCTGTACATAAAGAGATGTCAGATGGGAATAAACTATACGATATCTTTAACTGATACCGTATTTTTTTACAATCTCTTTTATTTTCACCTTATCAACCTGCTCTTTTTCCGAAGAGTAAAGGTTTTTCTCTAAAATCTCTACAATCTCTCTTACCTCTTTGTCACCATCTTTATACGGTAACAGTTTTACAAGAAGTAGTTTTTCATCTTTTAAAGAGA
Above is a window of Sulfurimonas marina DNA encoding:
- the bamA gene encoding outer membrane protein assembly factor BamA, which codes for MKIFLSVLFLVFTSSLAAEVVNSIKFHGMVHISESVALRMLDFDKGDEIDVEMVDKSIKTFFDQGYFNDVWTEFEDGELNYYFKEKAIISQVELKGYKENDDEFKDGVIQLKKGTLYDEKKIEAAKKRIVEAIAQEGKIDSVVEVETTYLENGSIKITFLVNEGEEIIIDTLKYSGVYGLDSDDFDEVIANKEHQFMGWFWGRNDGKMSLRDLEYDNLRIRDYYMQHGYLDSKVDEPFVRVNFDSYKADMSYQIVEGEQYTISKVSIYQVKHVIEDEKIEELLELKADEVFNIKTFREDAEKIKTLIADQSYAFVQVVPDLRKNKEDNTVEVVFKINPGEKVKIRNVTISGNSRTLDRIIRRELYLGPGDMYSLTDLKDSRNAIGRLGYFDSNTIEEKRVDNQTMDLVVKVKEAPTGNIQVGGGYGSYGGLLVSVGVSDRNIWGSGINVGVKAEKSQTNKNISFNISNPRLNDSDFSGNFSVFHSSYDYNDYSVTTDGASVGIGHRFSRYISGYLGYGFSKNSYTFSSDFNTSQYPSYYFEEYAKSGVTVSVKWDNTDDYYLPRTGFELSQSFEKTGIGSDANYLKSRTNFSAYKGLDEWVGFDAIFRYKARFYNIFDTGYVPLAEKFYMGGIGSVRGYESYSLSPTIADATGTDGIRRIGGTQTFSNSLEVSFPLVPKAKMRLVTYIDWGFISESVTDTTLLDNDISRAGYGAGIEWFSPVGPIQLMFAKAINPQDGDKTQTFEFTMGQRF
- a CDS encoding prephenate dehydrogenase codes for the protein MNIAIIGLGLMGGSLALSLQKLDFVESVVGYDHNENHQITALELNLVHEIVSFEQVKKADVIFLAIPVNGVIAALENLKDVSETTTIIDLGSTKEKIVTSVPQEIRKNFVAAHPMTGTENFGPQAAIEGLYEEKVVVLCNLEDSGELQCIQAKKIFKSLNMKKIFMKAHEHDRHAAFISHMPHAISYSLANTVMKQENKHNILALAAGGFRSMSRLAKSSPNMWEDIFKQNKTNILEAIELFENELSNMKTAIENDEWDAVHKEMSDGNKLYDIFN